The sequence AGATGAAATCGGGTCTTATTGCATTGCAGCCCGGCGAATCTTTGCCTGAGCCTGCTGTAATTGTGCCTGAATCTTTTGAGATAACAATTGCAACGGTTTCTAAAACTCAAGATCTTGTTGCTTATCCTGCGGTAAAACTTATAGGCGACGCAAAAAATAATAAAGACGATTCAACGATTGGAGTAAGCTTAATAGTTTATGATGTTGTTGCAAAAACATCTTCAACAAAAGATTTTACCGGTGATATAAATAAAGACTTAGCGCAAGGCAGAAGTTACGTAATTACGCCTGTTGCCGAAAACTTTGCGTTTGAACCGCAGGCAATTTATATTACTCCGTCTTCTTCAACGCATATAAATTTTAAGGCGTTTGCTTTGGGAAAAGTTAGCGGAGTAATAAAAAATAAACAGACCAATGAAGATGTTGCGGTAACAATGCATGTGTATGACCACTCTCTTGCAACTGCAACTGCAAAAGCATTTAACGGTTCTCACTCTCATGACGTTATAGAAGACAGGGTTTACACATTTACCCCTGTTGCGCAAGGATACGTGTTTGAGCCTGAAAGCTTCACAAGCACAGGGACAAATCAAACCGTTACAAGAGATTTTGTTGCTTTGTCAATTTACGATATCACCGGCAAACTTACAAGAAACGGCAAGCCGGTTGCAGGGGCGGATGTTTATGTTTATGATGAAACGGCTAACAGCACGGCAACCGTAACAACAAATGCGCAAGGAGTTTACGCAAGCTCAATAACTGCGGGAAATAATTATACGGTAACGCCGTCAACGCAAACTTATATCTGGACGCCGGAAAATCTTGCGTTTACGTCGGTATCCGATAGCATAGATAACGCAGATTTTGAAGTGACCAATAAGTTTACAAAAGTAACGCCGTATCCTAATCCGTTTAAGCCGTCAAAAGGTTCTACGCACATAGCGTTTTCAAATATTAAAGCCGGGGATAAAATAAGAGTTTACAATTTGTCCGGCGATAAAGTGTTTGAAGCCGATGCGGCTGCGGACGGAGATTATTTGTGGGACGTTAAAAATAATTCGGGAAAAAATATTGCTTCCGGAGTCTATATGTTCCACGTTGACTCAAACGGAAAAGCAACAACAGGCAAAGTAGCGATTGAAAGATAGTTTTAACGGCAAAAGTTAAAAGCGGAAAGTTTAAATAACAGATTGCAAATAAATAAAAAAAGCCCGCGAAAGAAAAAATTTCGCGGGCTTTTTTTATTTATCAGCTATTATTTGTCGCTTCTGTCGTAGCTGTTTTTTAGAACTCTGTCTTTTGCCCGACCGGAGCCTATTGCTTGCGCAGAGTAAGATTTCCCCGTGGAAGTAATTGTGAAAGTTTTAAAATTTTTATTTTCTCTGGCGTCTATGCCTAATGTTTCGTCATAATCTTTTGCTTCTTCGCCGCCGTCGTAATATACGCCGAATTTTGCATGATATTTTTTTTGAGCGTTATCAATTTTTACAAGCAGGCTTTCGCCTTCGCTGTCTAACGCTCTGTTTGCAAAATTTTTATAAACGGGAAACGCTATAAAAAACAATGCGGCAATTATAGCGATAACTATTATAAGTTCTACAAGTGTAAACCCTTTTGATTTACGCATTTTTTGCCTCTTTAAATTTAAATTTTTACAAGTTTAGCTTTTACGCCGCGGACGGATTTAATGCTTGAAAACAGAGATTTTATTTCTTTTGCGCAAGCAACAACTTCAATAATAATTAAACCTTTGTCAGAGCATGTGTCGCCGGGCGAGTCGTGTATTCCAAGACGGGTTTTAATTATGCAGCCTGCCTGCGTAAGCAGTTTTTGAACCGGCACGGCTGAGGTTTTTCTTTTTTCAACGGAGATAATTATGATATTTGCCATTTTATTGCTCCTTTGGCTTTAGTTCCAAAAGCTCGCTTATCGTTACAATTTCGTAGCCCTGCTCTTTTATTTCGTCTATAAATTGGTCAAGAAAAGAAAGAATTCTTCTGTTTTTTGAGCCGTCGTGCATTAAAAATATTGCGCCGTTTCTAATTGCCTGTTTATAACCGTTGTGCATTTCTTCGGCAGTCATGTTTTGATGCCAGTCGCAGCCGAAAGTCCAATTGATAACATAATAACCGTTTTTTCTTGCAACTTCAATTGCGTCCGGTTTTGCGTATCCGTGAGGATAGCGGACTAAAAACGGTTTTACGCCCGTAGCGGACTGTATTGCTTTTTGCGAGCTTAATAACTCTTCTTCTATCTTATATTTTTTATTTCCGCTTATTTCTTCTCTAATGCGTTGCGGATAAAAATCAAAATAATTTTTTTTGTTGAAATACGGCAAGTAATAAGTTTTTACATATGCGGACTTATACGCGTAAAAATTTACATGCGCCCATGTGTGGTTTGCAATTTCGTGCCCTTGTTCTTTTATAAGTTTTGCCGTAGCCGGAAACTGCGCTGCATTTATTCCAAGCATAAAAAACGTTGCTTTAACATTTTTGTTTTTTAGAATTTCCAAAACGTCTTTTGTAATTGCGCCCGGACCGTCGTCAAAAGTCAAGGCAACTTTTTTTTTGCCGGAAGAGCCGGCGGCATAAAAAATTCTGTTTTGGGCAAAAGAAACCGAAGCTAAAAACAAAAGAACTAAAATTATAAATTTTTTCATGATGCTATAATACGGCGCATGTCCAAGGCAGCGCATGCGCAAGCAAAATTAAAAGACCGGCGTTAACAATTTGCATCCAAAAGTTGTCGCTTATTTTCCACGGTATGGCTTCCACAACGGTAGCTATAACCGCTCCGGCTAAAGCAAATTTCCAGTTAAAAATAAAAAGTCCCGCAATAAAGCATGCTATTAAACAAGCAATGCTTCCTTCAACGCTTTTACCAGCGAAACTTTTATGTTTGCCTATGGTTTTGCCGACTAATGCCGCCGCCGCATCTCCGAAAGAAAGATATAGGAAACTTGCAAAAACCATTGTGCGCGGCGCGCCAAGCCAAAGGTCAAAAATTAAAATTGTAAAAAGAGCTCCGCTTAAAGTGCCTATTAAGCCGCTTATTTTTTGAGCTTCCTCGGGTCTGTAAAAACCTTTATAATTGTTGCAAAAATATTCGTTAAAAGAAGGAATGTTAAATCTTAAAATTTCAAAAATCGCCACAACGGCAATTGCCGCGGCAAGCCCTAAAATTATATAGTTTTTGTCAAAATACCAATATCCGAAAACATAAATTAACGATAATAAATGAAACCCTTTTCTTTTTAATTCGTCTTTTGGAACGCTAACCATATTTGGCTGACTCCTGAAAATAAAAATTTATAAGAATTTATAATGCTTGTAATAATAGAGCCAAAAAGCTGCGATGGGCTTATTGCTTCCGCAAAAGCGAAAGTCATAAGCAAAGCAAACGTTATAATGTTTACGGCGGCTATTACAACGTAAGAAAAGAAAACGCCGTAAACTTTTAAATCCGGCTGTTCAATGCCTAATATATATATTGTAAGAGCTATGTGAAACGCTATTGAAAACCCCGCAAAAAAAAGAAATATTGCGTAAAAAGGCTTAATGTCGCAAAACCATCCGAGTAAAACGTAAACTAAAATTATCGCAAAAGTGTATATTGGGAAAATATAAGGAGCAAGCGTAATCCACAAATTATCTTTTGTAAGAGTTACGCTGCCGGACTCTTTTCCTACTTTAAATTTTTTAATTCTTGCGCCGCTTAAAACGCCTGCGAGCGCGTGGGAAAGTTCGTGTCCGAAAACGTATGTGCGCAGGGGCTTATAAAACGCAATTTGAAAAACTATATAACAAAAAATTCCTATCCAAAAAGCCGTATATTTGCTTCCGCTTGTCGCCGCAAAATCTAAAAAACTCATCAAAAGAGCCCATGCGCCCGCAGCAACAGCCGGAATTGCCAAAAAAGCCGTAATCGTTCTGACAAGTTTCATGCATAAGATTGTATATAATTTGCGCCGTGTTTACAAATTGACGGACATTGCAGAAAATCGTATAATTTATGGAATTATTACAACCACGCTATTATGCGGGTAATAAATCAGGGGGCGCGCCCGCGCGGCGCGTTTAGCCTTGAGAAAAAGGAGCGAGTATGCTGAGCAAGATTCTTTCGTGCAGAAAGTTGTATGCGGCATTCGCATTAGTTGTTGCGGCGGTAAGCAGTTCTTTTGCAAGCGAAGCGGATTTGGTTATACCTGATTTGGCATCTGTAAGTTTTTTCGGAAATGTAATTGACGGTAAAACTCTTTTGGTGTTTGGTTTTGCAATTTGTCTTTTCGGACTGCTTTTCGGACTTTATCACTTCATCGGCATTAAAAAACTTCCCGTTCACAAATCTATGAAAGACATCTCGGAACTTATTTACGAAACCTGCAAGACCTATCTTATAACGCAGGGAAAATTCATAATAATTCTTGAAATACTTCTTGCGGCAATTATAATTGTGTATTTCGGCGTTTTGCAGCACTTTGAAAACGTTAAAGTGGCGGTTATAGTTCTTTGCAGCGTTATAGGAATTTTAGGAAGCTACACTGTCGCGTGGTTTGGAATGAGAATTAATACTTTTGCAAATTCCAGAACGTCTTTTGCAAGCTTGAAAGGAAAACCTTTTCCGCTTTTTGCAATTCCGCTTCGCGCGGGCATGAGCATAGGCATGCTTCTTATAAGCATAGAACTTACCATAATGCTTGTAATACTTCTTTTTATCCCCAGAGATTTTGCCGGAGCCTGCTTTATAGGTTTTGCAATAGGAGAATCGCTGGGCGCCTCCGTTTTAAGAATTGCCGGCGGAATATTTACAAAAATAGCAGACATCGGTTCCGACTTAATGAAAATTGTTTTCAACATTAAAGAAGACGATGCAAGAAACCCCGGAGTTATTGCAGACTGCACCGGCGACAACGCGGGAGATTCCGTAGGTCCTACCGCCGACGGTTTTGAAACTTACGGCGTTACCGGAGTTGCTCTTATTACTTTCGTAGTGCTTGCCGTAAAAGACCCTGTTTTACAGGTTAAACTTTTAGTTTGGATTTTTGTAATGCGTTTGATAATGCTTATAGCAAGCTCTGTTTCTTACGCTATTAACTCCGCAATTGCAAAAATAAAATACGCGAAAGCCGCAAAAATGAACTTTGAAGCTCCTCTTACTTCTCTTGTTTGGATAACTTCAATAGTTTCGGTAGGTCTTACTTTCCTCGTATCGCACTTTGTTATCGGCGACCTTGGCGACGGAAGTTTGTGGTGGAAACTTTCGGCAATTATAAGCTGCGGAACAATCGCCGGAGCCGTAATACCTGAAATTGTAAAAATATTTACTTCAGTTAAAAGCGCGTTTGTGCAAAACGTTGTAACTTCTTCAAAGCACGGCGGCGCGTCGCTTAATATTCTTGCGGGTCTTACCGCGGGAAATTTCAGCGCGTACTGGATGGGGCTTGCAATTATTGCTTTAATGACGGGCGCTTATTTAATAAGCAATCTTGGGCTTGGCGCCATAATGATAGCGCCTGCGGTATTTTCGTTCGGTCTTGTTGCGTTCGGATTTTTAGGAATGGGGCCTGTTACCATTGCCGTTGATTCTTACGGACCTGTTACCGATAACGCGCAGTCCGTTTACGAACTTTCTCTTATTGAAGATATAAAAGGGATTAATAAAGAAATAGAAAAAGATTACGGTTTTAAACCGGCGTTTAATAAATCTAAACTTTTGCTTGAAGAAAACGACGGAGCCGGCAATACGTTTAAAGCTACGGCAAAACCGGTTTTGATAGGAACTGCCGTCGTAGGTTCTACTACCATGATATTTTCTATCATCGTTCTTCTAACGCAGGGTTTAACGCAGGGGCTTGAAAAACTTTCGCTGCTTCACGCGCCTTTCCTTTTGGGCTTAATAGCAGGCGGAGCCGTAATTTACTGGTTTACCGGCGCGTCTAACCACGCGGTTACAAGCGGAGCTTACAAGGCCGTAGAGTTTATTAAGAAAAATATTAAACTCGGCGGGAAAGCTAAAAAAGCTTCCACGAAAGATTCTAAAGCGGTTGTGGAAATCTGCACGAAATATGCGCAAAAAGGAATGATAAATTTGTTTCTTGTAATATTTTTTACAACTTTAGCTTTTGCGTTTATTGAGCCTTACTTCTTTATAGGTTATCTTATTTCAATAGCGCTGTTCGGACTTTTTCAGGCGATATTTATGGCGAACGCCGGCGGAGCTTGGGATAACGCGAAGAAGTATGTTGAAGTAGATTTGCATCAGAAAGGAACGGAACTTCACAAAGCAACGGTTGTAGGCGACACTGTCGGAGATCCGTTTAAAGACACGTCTTCGGTTGCCATGAACCCTATAATTAAATTCACAACGCTTTTCGGGCTTTTGGCGCTTGAACTTGCTTTGGTGCTTGCCGCTAAAGGAAACCTCATTTACATTTTGTCCGCAACGTCTTTTGTTATAGCCGTTGTGTTTGTAGTGAAATCTTTTACGGACTTACGCAACAGGGACGAAGAGAAAGTTGCTAAAAAGAAATAACATATAAAAACAAAAAAGCCGAACTTGCTTTTTAGCAAGTTCGGCTTTTTTTATTTTTAGCGGTTAGTTTTTGTTTATTAATTGTTTTGCGTGTTCAATAGCTGCAGGGGTAATTTTTTCTCCGGATATCATTCTGGCTATTTCTTCAATATGCTCGTTTTCGGATAAAATTCTCGCTTTTGTGTATGTTCTTTCGTTTTCGGTTTCTTTATAAATTTTAATATGCGTTTTGGCAAAAGCGGCAACCTGCGCCAAATGCGTTATGGCAAAAAGCTGTTTATTTTTTGAAAGCTCTTTCAATTTCTCGCCTATTTTTTCTCCGGTTTTTCCGCCGGTGCCCGTGTCTATTTCGTCAAAAATTGTAGTCTGGTCGCTTTGAAGACCGGACGAGGTTTCTATTGCAAGAAGAACTCTTGAAAGCTCTCCGCCGGACGCGCATGCTCTTAAAGGCAAAATTTTTTCGCCTTTATTTGCGCAGAACATAAATTCTATAGAATCGTATCCGTCGGCTGCCGGTTCTTTTTGCATAAAACTTATTTCAAAAAGAGCGTTTTTTATTTCAAGTTCAGTTAAATTTTTTTGAACGTTTGCGCAAAAAACAGTCGCTGATTTTTTTCTTGCCAAGCTTATTTTTTCGCAGATATCTGTAAGTTCTCCGGTTTTTGCCGCAAGCTCTTTTTCAAGTTTTTCCGTATTTTCTTTAAAGCCGCTGATGTTTTTTAACTCGGTTTCAATTGAATCTCTGTAAGATAAAATATCGGCTATCGCGGTTCCGTATTTTTTCTTAAGTTTTTTTATAAGTTCCGCTCTTTCAAGAGCTGCGTTTAGTTTTTCCGGGTTTAAATCTGTTTTAGAAAGAATATTTTCTATTTCTCTGTAGGCTTCTTCCGCTTGATAGTAAGACTGCTCTATAAGCGAGAGAGCTTCCGAAGCGTCCGCGCCTAAAGAGTTTATAGTTTCAATATTTTTTTTAGCTTTTAAAATTGCGTTTAACGCGTCCGAGTCTCCGGAGTGAAGAAGCGATATTGCTTCGTTGGATAAGTTAGCTATTTTTTCGGCATTTTTAAGTTTTGGGAGTTCCGCCTCAAGCTTCTCTTCTTCGCCCTGTTCAAGATTTGCGTCGTTTATTTCCTGAAGTTGAAAAGAGTATAAATCTAACTTTCTTTCTCTGTCCGCGTCGGATAAATTTATGGCTTCAAGTTTCGCTTTCAAATCTTTTACTTGCCCGTAAAGCGCGGCGGATTTTTCTAAAAGCGGCGCAGTTTCCGGAGTGCGCGCGTCAAGTATTAAAAGCTGGGTTTGGGAGTCAAGAAGCGAATGTTTCTCGTCTTGGGAATGAAAATCTATAAGCAGTCCGCCGAGTTTTGACAATGTGGAAACGTTGACGGGAAAATCGTTTATGTAAGCTTTGCTTTTGCCGGTATTTTCAATAACTCGTCTTATTAAAACCGTACTGTCCGGCGCTTCTATGGAAAGAT is a genomic window of Endomicrobium proavitum containing:
- the recN gene encoding DNA repair protein RecN, with amino-acid sequence MLLNLSIKNYALIEDLNLDFSDGFTVISGETGAGKSIIINSIELLTGSRADISSIRSGCSVCTIGGTFEFKNSKISDFLNNLSIEAPDSTVLIRRVIENTGKSKAYINDFPVNVSTLSKLGGLLIDFHSQDEKHSLLDSQTQLLILDARTPETAPLLEKSAALYGQVKDLKAKLEAINLSDADRERKLDLYSFQLQEINDANLEQGEEEKLEAELPKLKNAEKIANLSNEAISLLHSGDSDALNAILKAKKNIETINSLGADASEALSLIEQSYYQAEEAYREIENILSKTDLNPEKLNAALERAELIKKLKKKYGTAIADILSYRDSIETELKNISGFKENTEKLEKELAAKTGELTDICEKISLARKKSATVFCANVQKNLTELEIKNALFEISFMQKEPAADGYDSIEFMFCANKGEKILPLRACASGGELSRVLLAIETSSGLQSDQTTIFDEIDTGTGGKTGEKIGEKLKELSKNKQLFAITHLAQVAAFAKTHIKIYKETENERTYTKARILSENEHIEEIARMISGEKITPAAIEHAKQLINKN
- a CDS encoding type IV pilin protein gives rise to the protein MRKSKGFTLVELIIVIAIIAALFFIAFPVYKNFANRALDSEGESLLVKIDNAQKKYHAKFGVYYDGGEEAKDYDETLGIDARENKNFKTFTITSTGKSYSAQAIGSGRAKDRVLKNSYDRSDK
- a CDS encoding sodium-translocating pyrophosphatase; this translates as MLSKILSCRKLYAAFALVVAAVSSSFASEADLVIPDLASVSFFGNVIDGKTLLVFGFAICLFGLLFGLYHFIGIKKLPVHKSMKDISELIYETCKTYLITQGKFIIILEILLAAIIIVYFGVLQHFENVKVAVIVLCSVIGILGSYTVAWFGMRINTFANSRTSFASLKGKPFPLFAIPLRAGMSIGMLLISIELTIMLVILLFIPRDFAGACFIGFAIGESLGASVLRIAGGIFTKIADIGSDLMKIVFNIKEDDARNPGVIADCTGDNAGDSVGPTADGFETYGVTGVALITFVVLAVKDPVLQVKLLVWIFVMRLIMLIASSVSYAINSAIAKIKYAKAAKMNFEAPLTSLVWITSIVSVGLTFLVSHFVIGDLGDGSLWWKLSAIISCGTIAGAVIPEIVKIFTSVKSAFVQNVVTSSKHGGASLNILAGLTAGNFSAYWMGLAIIALMTGAYLISNLGLGAIMIAPAVFSFGLVAFGFLGMGPVTIAVDSYGPVTDNAQSVYELSLIEDIKGINKEIEKDYGFKPAFNKSKLLLEENDGAGNTFKATAKPVLIGTAVVGSTTMIFSIIVLLTQGLTQGLEKLSLLHAPFLLGLIAGGAVIYWFTGASNHAVTSGAYKAVEFIKKNIKLGGKAKKASTKDSKAVVEICTKYAQKGMINLFLVIFFTTLAFAFIEPYFFIGYLISIALFGLFQAIFMANAGGAWDNAKKYVEVDLHQKGTELHKATVVGDTVGDPFKDTSSVAMNPIIKFTTLFGLLALELALVLAAKGNLIYILSATSFVIAVVFVVKSFTDLRNRDEEKVAKKK
- a CDS encoding polysaccharide deacetylase family protein, which gives rise to MKKFIILVLLFLASVSFAQNRIFYAAGSSGKKKVALTFDDGPGAITKDVLEILKNKNVKATFFMLGINAAQFPATAKLIKEQGHEIANHTWAHVNFYAYKSAYVKTYYLPYFNKKNYFDFYPQRIREEISGNKKYKIEEELLSSQKAIQSATGVKPFLVRYPHGYAKPDAIEVARKNGYYVINWTFGCDWHQNMTAEEMHNGYKQAIRNGAIFLMHDGSKNRRILSFLDQFIDEIKEQGYEIVTISELLELKPKEQ
- a CDS encoding diacylglycerol/polyprenol kinase family protein, encoding MVSVPKDELKRKGFHLLSLIYVFGYWYFDKNYIILGLAAAIAVVAIFEILRFNIPSFNEYFCNNYKGFYRPEEAQKISGLIGTLSGALFTILIFDLWLGAPRTMVFASFLYLSFGDAAAALVGKTIGKHKSFAGKSVEGSIACLIACFIAGLFIFNWKFALAGAVIATVVEAIPWKISDNFWMQIVNAGLLILLAHALPWTCAVL